The Nocardia arthritidis genome has a window encoding:
- a CDS encoding thioredoxin family protein, producing MIEITILAVILLAAIAVGVLWRRREGRVRAADVSSDESTRAELLAAAGITGSGPAVLHFSADWCGPCVQVRRVIANVTAELAETPLAPRDIEVDIDAEPTLARALNVLSLPTTFIFDAEGRERFRISGVPKAGDLRSALVPLTV from the coding sequence ATGATCGAAATCACAATTCTCGCGGTGATATTGCTGGCCGCCATCGCGGTCGGCGTGCTGTGGCGCCGCCGCGAAGGGCGGGTGCGCGCCGCCGACGTATCGTCCGATGAATCCACCCGCGCCGAATTGCTCGCCGCAGCGGGCATAACCGGATCCGGGCCCGCCGTACTGCATTTCTCCGCCGACTGGTGCGGCCCATGTGTCCAGGTGCGCAGGGTGATTGCGAATGTCACCGCGGAATTGGCCGAAACACCTTTGGCGCCAAGGGATATCGAGGTCGACATCGACGCCGAACCGACACTGGCCCGCGCGCTCAATGTGCTCTCGCTGCCCACCACCTTCATCTTCGACGCCGAAGGGCGGGAGCGATTCCGAATCTCCGGCGTGCCCAAGGCGGGTGATCTGCGTTCGGCGCTGGTCCCGCTGACCGTATGA
- the pstA gene encoding phosphate ABC transporter permease PstA, which translates to MTATLDKPIKAPTFRHVSTARRIKNQLATATVWLCFGIALIPLIWVLFVVLAKGFHAVASATWWQNSQKGILPDMYGGGVYHAIYGTIVQSAIAAVIAVPLGIMAAIFLVEYGRGPLARVTTFMVDILAGVPSIVAALFIFALWIATLGAPQSALAVSLALVLLMLPVVVRSTEEMLKLVPDELREASYALGIPKWKTIVRIVVPTALPGMVSGMLLALARVMGETAPVLLLVGYSKSINTNIFNGNMASLPLLMYQELQNPLEPGRERVWGAALTLILLIALLYVAAAAVNKLLTRNR; encoded by the coding sequence ATGACCGCGACACTCGACAAACCGATCAAGGCGCCGACGTTTCGTCATGTGAGCACCGCCCGCCGGATCAAGAATCAGCTCGCCACCGCGACGGTGTGGCTGTGCTTCGGCATCGCGCTGATCCCGCTGATCTGGGTGCTGTTCGTGGTGCTCGCCAAGGGTTTTCACGCGGTGGCCTCGGCCACCTGGTGGCAGAATTCGCAGAAGGGCATCCTGCCCGACATGTACGGTGGCGGCGTCTATCACGCGATCTACGGCACCATCGTGCAGTCGGCGATCGCCGCCGTGATCGCGGTGCCGCTCGGCATCATGGCCGCGATCTTCCTGGTCGAATACGGTCGCGGGCCGCTGGCGCGGGTCACCACCTTCATGGTCGACATCCTGGCCGGTGTGCCGTCGATCGTGGCGGCGCTGTTCATCTTCGCGCTGTGGATCGCGACCCTCGGTGCGCCGCAGAGCGCGCTGGCGGTGTCGCTGGCACTGGTGCTGTTGATGTTGCCGGTCGTGGTGCGCAGCACCGAGGAAATGTTGAAGTTGGTGCCCGACGAACTGCGCGAGGCCTCGTACGCGCTCGGCATCCCGAAGTGGAAGACGATCGTGCGCATCGTCGTCCCGACCGCGCTGCCCGGCATGGTGAGCGGCATGCTGCTCGCGCTGGCTCGCGTGATGGGTGAAACCGCGCCGGTGCTGCTCCTCGTCGGCTACAGCAAGTCGATCAACACCAATATCTTCAACGGGAATATGGCCTCGCTGCCGCTGTTGATGTACCAGGAGCTGCAAAACCCGCTGGAGCCCGGTCGCGAGCGGGTCTGGGGTGCGGCGCTGACGCTGATCCTGCTCATCGCCCTGCTGTACGTGGCAGCGGCGGCCGTCAACAAGCTGCTCACGCGGAATCGATAG
- the mshD gene encoding mycothiol synthase yields the protein MSDWSDRLDDESATAVRELLDAATKVDGVAPVSEQAVLSLTRDGAGHLIAERDGRIAGYANLVAAHGEHPAMAEVAVDPAMRGNGIGAELVSAALAEGGAGARVWAHGDLPAARAVAARLGLGKARELWQMRRPLATSELPELTVPDGIVLRTYAGPADDAEILRVNNAAFAWHPEQGGWSESDIADRRAEPWFDAAGLFLAAAADAPQRLLGFHWTKVHFEENPPVGEVYVVGIDPAAQGRGLGRLLTLAGLHHLRDRGLAEVLLYTEADNTAAVHTYTRLGFAPAHIDVAYTAAQPSRD from the coding sequence ATGAGTGACTGGTCCGATCGGCTCGACGACGAATCCGCCACCGCGGTGCGCGAATTGCTCGATGCCGCGACGAAAGTCGATGGTGTCGCACCGGTTTCGGAACAGGCCGTGCTCTCGCTGACCCGCGACGGCGCCGGACATCTGATCGCCGAGCGGGACGGCCGGATCGCCGGATACGCGAATCTGGTTGCCGCGCACGGCGAGCATCCGGCGATGGCGGAGGTGGCGGTGGATCCGGCCATGCGCGGCAATGGAATCGGCGCGGAGTTGGTGTCGGCCGCGCTGGCCGAAGGCGGTGCGGGCGCCCGCGTGTGGGCGCACGGCGATCTTCCTGCCGCGCGGGCCGTCGCGGCCCGGCTCGGACTGGGTAAAGCTCGGGAGTTGTGGCAGATGCGACGACCTCTGGCTACATCTGAGTTACCGGAGCTGACCGTGCCGGACGGCATCGTGCTGCGGACCTATGCGGGCCCGGCCGACGACGCCGAAATCCTGCGGGTGAACAACGCCGCATTCGCCTGGCATCCGGAACAGGGCGGTTGGTCCGAAAGCGATATCGCGGACCGTCGCGCGGAGCCGTGGTTCGACGCGGCGGGCCTGTTTCTCGCCGCGGCCGCGGACGCGCCGCAGCGCCTGCTCGGATTCCATTGGACCAAGGTGCATTTCGAGGAAAACCCGCCGGTGGGCGAGGTTTATGTGGTCGGCATCGACCCGGCGGCGCAAGGGCGCGGACTCGGTCGGCTGCTCACCCTCGCCGGGCTGCATCACCTGCGCGATCGCGGTCTCGCCGAGGTGCTGCTCTACACCGAGGCGGACAACACCGCCGCCGTGCACACCTACACCCGGCTCGGCTTCGCGCCCGCCCATATCGATGTCGCCTACACGGCGGCCCAACCGTCGCGCGACTGA
- a CDS encoding putative leader peptide: MTNPGSNSPAETGKLPLVQANHELMLTKRRTVDLCRLGGCCCLCR; the protein is encoded by the coding sequence GTGACCAACCCCGGGTCCAATTCCCCCGCAGAAACAGGTAAACTGCCTCTCGTGCAAGCCAACCACGAGCTGATGCTCACCAAGCGCCGCACAGTTGATCTGTGTCGCCTTGGCGGTTGTTGCTGCCTGTGCCGCTGA
- a CDS encoding DUF1416 domain-containing protein, whose amino-acid sequence MCAAPTQGQAIPAGVDVEKETVITGRVLSSDGQPVGGAFVRLLDGNGDFTAEVVASGTGDFRFFAAPGAWTVRALSSSGNGSTEVRPDGAGIHRVDVAVAK is encoded by the coding sequence ATGTGTGCAGCACCTACCCAGGGTCAGGCCATTCCGGCGGGCGTGGACGTGGAGAAGGAGACGGTCATCACCGGCCGCGTCCTGAGCTCCGACGGCCAGCCGGTCGGCGGCGCGTTCGTGCGTTTGCTGGACGGCAACGGAGACTTCACCGCCGAGGTTGTCGCCTCGGGCACCGGCGACTTCCGGTTCTTCGCCGCGCCCGGCGCTTGGACCGTGCGGGCGCTGTCTTCCTCCGGTAACGGGTCCACTGAGGTCCGGCCGGACGGCGCGGGCATCCACCGCGTCGACGTCGCGGTGGCCAAGTAA
- a CDS encoding FABP family protein: MSELASEGSNPAERASEHMNGTAPADPSARRSGDQAVSEAAERAKSTGSRNIPVLPDLPLPDDTANLRLGPDLSSSMLALLPMVGVWRGEGEGNDPDRGDYRFGQQIVVSHDGGDYLAWESRSWIIESDGGYGGPDLRESGFWRVGIDGDDEVIELLLTHSTGIVELFYGQALTQSSWELATDVVIRSQSGIVVGGAKRLYGIVEGGDLAYVEERVVADGPLEPRLSARLQRYIG; encoded by the coding sequence ATGAGTGAGCTCGCGAGCGAGGGTTCCAATCCGGCCGAGCGAGCGAGCGAACACATGAACGGAACCGCTCCCGCCGATCCGTCCGCCCGGCGCAGCGGTGATCAGGCTGTGTCCGAAGCAGCCGAGCGGGCGAAAAGTACCGGCTCCCGGAACATTCCGGTGCTGCCGGACCTGCCGCTGCCCGACGATACGGCCAATCTGCGGCTCGGCCCCGACCTCAGCTCCTCCATGCTGGCGCTGCTGCCGATGGTCGGCGTGTGGCGCGGCGAGGGCGAGGGCAATGATCCCGACCGCGGCGACTACCGCTTCGGCCAGCAGATCGTGGTTTCCCACGACGGCGGCGACTACCTGGCCTGGGAGTCCCGGTCCTGGATCATCGAATCCGACGGCGGCTACGGCGGACCCGATCTGCGCGAGAGCGGATTCTGGCGGGTCGGCATCGACGGCGACGACGAGGTGATCGAGCTGCTGCTCACGCACAGCACCGGCATCGTCGAACTGTTCTACGGGCAGGCGCTCACCCAGTCGTCCTGGGAGCTGGCCACCGATGTGGTGATCCGCAGTCAATCCGGCATCGTCGTCGGCGGGGCCAAGCGGCTGTACGGCATCGTCGAGGGCGGTGACCTCGCCTATGTCGAGGAGCGGGTGGTCGCGGACGGTCCGCTCGAGCCGCGGCTGTCGGCCAGGTTGCAGCGGTACATCGGCTGA
- the pstS gene encoding phosphate ABC transporter substrate-binding protein PstS, producing MNFKRSSALVGVLAVGAMTVAGCGSDNNTGGSSDTSASKVKVDCGGTKALKASGSSAQKNAMDRFVAAYESNCSGYTLNYTSSGSGAGVSEFIGGQTNFGGSDSPLDPNKQEPQKAADRCGSPAWDLPTVFGPIAITYNLDGVSDLVLDGPTAAKIFNGTIKTWDAPEIKALNPNAKLGSDKISVIYRSDDSGTTDNFQLYLNGASDGAWGKGAGKVFNGGTGEGAKGNEGTSAAIKSTKGAITYNEWSFAKSQNLSMAAIVTSASKDPVKLTVESAGKAIGGVKIKGEGNDLVLDTSSFYKPTTAGAYPIMLATYEIVCSKYKDADVAKAVKAFLTSAITNGQQGLDGAGYIPIPDQFKTKLTTAINAIS from the coding sequence GTGAACTTCAAGCGCAGCAGCGCCCTGGTCGGCGTGCTCGCCGTCGGTGCCATGACCGTCGCCGGTTGTGGTAGCGACAACAACACCGGCGGCAGCTCCGACACCTCGGCTAGCAAGGTCAAAGTCGACTGTGGCGGCACCAAGGCGCTGAAGGCCAGCGGTTCGTCCGCGCAGAAGAACGCGATGGACCGCTTCGTCGCCGCCTACGAATCCAACTGCAGCGGATACACCCTGAACTACACCTCCAGCGGTTCCGGTGCCGGCGTGAGCGAATTCATCGGCGGCCAAACCAATTTCGGTGGCTCCGATTCGCCGCTCGACCCGAACAAGCAGGAGCCGCAGAAGGCCGCCGATCGCTGCGGCTCGCCCGCGTGGGATCTGCCGACCGTCTTCGGCCCGATCGCCATCACCTACAACCTGGACGGCGTGAGCGACCTGGTGCTCGACGGCCCGACCGCCGCGAAGATCTTCAACGGCACCATCAAGACCTGGGACGCGCCGGAGATCAAGGCGCTCAACCCGAATGCGAAGCTCGGCTCGGACAAGATCTCGGTGATCTACCGCTCCGACGACTCGGGCACCACCGACAATTTCCAGCTCTACCTGAACGGCGCATCGGACGGCGCGTGGGGTAAGGGCGCGGGCAAGGTTTTCAACGGCGGTACCGGCGAGGGCGCGAAGGGTAACGAGGGCACCTCGGCCGCCATCAAGAGCACCAAGGGCGCCATCACCTACAACGAGTGGTCCTTCGCCAAGTCGCAGAACCTGTCCATGGCCGCCATCGTCACCTCGGCGAGCAAGGACCCGGTCAAGCTGACCGTCGAGTCGGCGGGCAAGGCCATCGGCGGCGTGAAGATCAAGGGCGAGGGCAACGACCTGGTGCTCGACACCAGCTCGTTCTACAAGCCGACCACCGCGGGCGCGTACCCGATCATGCTCGCCACCTATGAAATCGTCTGCTCGAAGTACAAGGACGCCGACGTCGCCAAGGCGGTCAAGGCGTTCCTGACCTCCGCCATCACCAACGGCCAGCAGGGCCTCGACGGTGCCGGATACATCCCGATCCCCGATCAGTTCAAGACCAAGCTGACCACGGCGATCAACGCCATCTCCTGA
- the pstC gene encoding phosphate ABC transporter permease subunit PstC yields MSSEPSTEPAPTKGRAPAAHRAWAEFTFRALATTAGATIVAAIALIALFLLIRAIPSIRANEVNFFTSTQFVTNNADHLRFGVRDLFMVTVLSSIFALVIAVPIGVGIALFLTHYSPKALARPFAMLVDLLAAVPSIVFGLWGVLVLAPKLGPVQQFLNDKLGWFFLFADGNVSIEGGNNIFTAGIILAVMILPIITSVSREVFHLTPLTHIEAAHALGATKWEMVRMTVLPYGRSGVIAGSMLGLGRALGETIAVLIVLHTSPKAGHWSLFDGGYTFASKIAAAAAEFSSPLPTGAYIAAGFVLFALTFVVNALARLVAGGRVNG; encoded by the coding sequence ATGTCGAGTGAACCGAGCACCGAGCCGGCCCCAACCAAGGGCCGCGCACCAGCAGCGCACCGCGCGTGGGCGGAATTCACCTTCCGTGCGCTCGCGACAACGGCGGGTGCGACCATCGTCGCCGCCATCGCGCTGATCGCACTGTTCCTGCTGATCCGCGCGATCCCGTCGATCAGGGCGAACGAGGTGAACTTCTTCACCAGCACCCAGTTCGTCACCAACAATGCCGATCACCTGCGGTTCGGCGTTCGCGACCTGTTCATGGTGACCGTGCTGAGCTCGATTTTCGCGCTGGTGATCGCGGTGCCGATCGGTGTCGGCATCGCGCTGTTCCTCACCCACTACTCGCCGAAGGCGCTGGCCCGCCCGTTCGCGATGCTGGTCGATCTGCTCGCCGCGGTGCCGTCGATCGTTTTCGGCCTGTGGGGTGTGCTGGTGCTCGCGCCGAAACTCGGGCCGGTGCAACAGTTCCTCAACGACAAGCTCGGCTGGTTCTTCCTCTTCGCCGACGGCAATGTCTCGATCGAGGGCGGTAACAACATCTTCACCGCGGGCATCATCCTCGCGGTGATGATCCTGCCGATCATCACCTCGGTATCGCGTGAGGTCTTCCATCTGACGCCGCTCACCCATATCGAGGCGGCGCACGCGCTCGGCGCGACCAAGTGGGAGATGGTGCGGATGACCGTGCTGCCCTACGGCCGCAGCGGTGTCATCGCCGGTTCCATGCTCGGGCTCGGCCGCGCCCTCGGCGAGACCATCGCGGTGTTGATCGTGCTGCACACCTCGCCGAAGGCCGGGCACTGGTCGCTGTTCGACGGCGGATACACCTTCGCGTCCAAGATCGCCGCCGCCGCAGCGGAATTCAGCTCACCGCTGCCGACCGGTGCGTATATCGCGGCCGGTTTCGTCCTCTTCGCGCTGACCTTCGTGGTGAACGCGCTGGCCCGGCTGGTGGCCGGAGGAAGGGTGAACGGCTGA
- a CDS encoding winged helix-turn-helix transcriptional regulator, translating into MELLLLTSDPNPESVLPSLALLAHNVRPAPTEVSSLLETGSADIALVDARTDLAAARGLCRLLGSTGSSVPVVAVLTEGGLVAVNADWGLDDILLPSTGPAELDARLRLLVGRNGGAASPENTGKITLGELVIDEGTYTARLRGRPLDLTYKEFELLKYLAQHAGRVFTRAQLLQEVWGYDFFGGTRTVDVHVRRLRAKLGSEYESLIGTVRNVGYKAVRPARTSAKGEQVAFPEDDSEGSDEPLAPVNGSAK; encoded by the coding sequence GTGGAGCTGCTCCTGCTGACCTCCGACCCCAACCCCGAGTCGGTGCTGCCATCGCTCGCGCTGCTCGCACACAATGTGCGGCCCGCGCCGACCGAGGTGTCATCGCTGCTCGAGACGGGCAGTGCGGATATCGCGTTGGTCGACGCGCGCACCGATCTGGCCGCCGCCCGCGGCCTGTGCCGACTGCTCGGCAGCACCGGGTCGTCGGTGCCGGTGGTCGCGGTGCTCACCGAGGGCGGGCTCGTCGCGGTCAACGCCGATTGGGGACTCGACGACATCCTCCTGCCGAGCACCGGACCCGCCGAACTCGATGCCCGGCTGCGGCTGCTGGTCGGCCGCAACGGCGGTGCGGCGAGTCCGGAGAACACCGGCAAGATCACCCTCGGTGAATTGGTCATCGACGAGGGCACCTACACCGCCCGGCTGCGCGGCCGCCCACTCGACCTGACGTACAAGGAGTTCGAACTCCTCAAATACCTCGCCCAGCACGCGGGTCGCGTCTTCACCCGCGCCCAGTTGCTGCAGGAGGTGTGGGGTTACGACTTCTTCGGCGGCACCCGCACGGTCGACGTGCACGTGCGACGGCTGCGCGCCAAACTCGGCAGCGAGTACGAATCGCTGATCGGCACGGTGCGCAACGTCGGGTACAAGGCGGTTCGCCCGGCCCGCACGAGCGCCAAGGGCGAGCAGGTGGCCTTCCCCGAAGACGATTCGGAGGGTTCCGACGAACCACTCGCACCGGTGAACGGCTCGGCCAAGTAG
- a CDS encoding class I SAM-dependent methyltransferase: MQSDSGRSGTAEVVAVLRAAAARDSVLRNPDRFAERLISPWYRWGLRISLVRAGLLWAAEQQAPGLYAYVTARTKYFDRVIVGEIRSGAEQVVILGAGADSRAQRLPELRSVAVYELDHPATAEWKQRRLRAAFGAVPAQVRYVPVDFGNQSLDDVLDAAEVARDRRTIFLWEGVAPYLTHAEVDVTLTAIARFRAGSGVVFDYWDQGAIDEPSRYPGAAEYLRRLAARGEPIRSGLDPKALADHLTAHGLKLVDNAGPRELDEYLTGSGRTSLSFCWMAHARVR; the protein is encoded by the coding sequence ATGCAGAGTGATTCCGGGCGGAGCGGGACCGCGGAAGTGGTCGCGGTGCTGCGGGCGGCGGCGGCACGTGATTCGGTGTTACGCAATCCCGATCGTTTCGCGGAGCGGTTGATCAGCCCCTGGTATCGGTGGGGATTGCGAATCTCGTTGGTGCGGGCCGGATTACTGTGGGCGGCCGAGCAGCAGGCGCCCGGGTTGTATGCCTACGTCACCGCGCGGACGAAGTACTTCGATCGGGTGATCGTCGGGGAAATCCGTTCCGGCGCAGAACAAGTCGTGATCCTGGGTGCCGGTGCGGACAGCAGGGCGCAGCGGTTGCCGGAGTTGCGTTCGGTCGCAGTGTACGAGCTGGATCATCCGGCCACGGCGGAGTGGAAGCAACGCAGACTGCGGGCCGCCTTCGGGGCGGTGCCCGCGCAAGTGCGTTATGTGCCGGTGGATTTCGGCAACCAATCGCTGGACGACGTGCTGGACGCGGCCGAGGTGGCACGCGATCGGCGGACGATCTTCCTCTGGGAAGGCGTCGCGCCCTACCTCACCCATGCCGAGGTCGACGTGACCCTGACGGCGATCGCCCGTTTCCGCGCCGGATCCGGTGTGGTCTTCGATTATTGGGATCAGGGTGCGATCGACGAGCCGAGCCGGTATCCGGGCGCCGCCGAATACCTGCGCCGATTGGCCGCGCGCGGGGAACCGATCCGTTCCGGCCTGGACCCGAAGGCCCTGGCTGATCACCTGACCGCGCACGGCCTGAAGTTGGTGGACAACGCGGGCCCACGCGAATTGGACGAGTACCTAACCGGTTCCGGACGAACGAGCCTGAGCTTCTGCTGGATGGCACACGCCCGCGTCCGATGA
- a CDS encoding DUF4395 domain-containing protein — translation MSVNSRNSSVANVIPGQVDVRGPRFAAWITTGVLVLVLIAAAFSRPLAAVLIAVQAVVFAIGAFYGPRRHPYGRLFAAFIAPRLEPTKETEPVAPLRFAQLLGLIFSAVSLLGFLAGSTVVGAIFAGFALFAAFLNAAFGICLGCQIYPLVARFRRTQAASAGATPTSSH, via the coding sequence ATGTCCGTAAATTCTCGTAATTCCTCCGTAGCCAACGTAATTCCCGGTCAGGTCGACGTCCGCGGCCCGCGCTTCGCCGCCTGGATCACCACCGGCGTTCTCGTGCTGGTGTTGATCGCCGCCGCGTTCTCCCGCCCGCTGGCCGCGGTGCTCATCGCGGTGCAGGCGGTGGTCTTCGCGATCGGCGCGTTCTACGGTCCGCGACGTCATCCATACGGCCGGCTCTTCGCCGCGTTCATCGCGCCGCGCCTGGAGCCGACCAAGGAAACCGAACCCGTTGCCCCGCTGCGGTTCGCCCAATTGCTCGGCCTGATCTTCAGCGCCGTCAGCCTGCTGGGATTCCTGGCGGGCTCCACCGTCGTCGGCGCCATCTTCGCCGGCTTCGCCCTGTTCGCGGCGTTCCTCAACGCCGCGTTCGGGATCTGCCTCGGCTGCCAGATCTACCCACTGGTCGCCCGCTTCCGCCGGACCCAGGCGGCCTCGGCCGGTGCCACACCGACCAGCTCACACTGA
- the pstB gene encoding phosphate ABC transporter ATP-binding protein PstB, giving the protein MAKRIDVKDLNIYYGKFHAVADVSLTVLPRSVTAFIGPSGCGKSTVLRSLNRMHEVTPNARVEGAVLLDGEDIYGSQVDPVGVRRTIGMVFQRPNPFPTMSIRDNVVAGLKLQGVRNKKELDEVAERSLRGANLWNEVKDRLEKPGGGLSGGQQQRLCIARAIAVSPDVLLMDEPCSALDPISTLAIEDLITELKKEFTIVIVTHNMQQAARVSDQTGFFNLEAQGKPGKLIEIDDTEKIFSNPGKKATEDYISGRFG; this is encoded by the coding sequence ATGGCCAAGCGGATCGACGTCAAAGACCTGAACATCTACTACGGCAAATTCCATGCCGTCGCCGATGTGTCCCTGACAGTGCTGCCGCGCAGCGTGACCGCCTTCATCGGTCCGTCGGGTTGCGGTAAGTCCACCGTGCTGCGTTCGCTCAACCGGATGCACGAGGTGACCCCGAACGCCCGCGTCGAGGGTGCGGTGCTGCTGGACGGCGAGGACATCTACGGCTCGCAGGTCGACCCGGTGGGCGTGCGCCGCACCATCGGCATGGTGTTCCAGCGCCCGAACCCGTTCCCCACCATGTCGATTCGCGACAATGTGGTGGCCGGGCTGAAGCTGCAGGGTGTGCGCAACAAGAAGGAGCTCGACGAGGTGGCCGAGCGCTCGCTGCGCGGCGCCAACCTGTGGAACGAGGTCAAGGACCGGCTGGAAAAGCCGGGCGGTGGCCTGTCCGGTGGTCAGCAGCAGCGTCTGTGCATCGCGCGGGCCATCGCGGTTTCGCCCGATGTGCTGCTGATGGATGAGCCGTGTTCGGCGCTCGACCCGATCTCCACGCTCGCGATCGAGGATCTGATCACCGAGCTGAAGAAGGAATTCACCATCGTCATCGTCACGCACAACATGCAGCAGGCGGCGCGGGTGAGCGATCAGACCGGCTTCTTCAACCTCGAGGCGCAGGGTAAGCCCGGCAAGCTGATCGAGATCGACGACACCGAGAAGATCTTCTCCAACCCGGGCAAGAAGGCGACCGAGGATTACATCTCCGGCCGCTTCGGATAG
- a CDS encoding LmeA family phospholipid-binding protein, which yields MRKLIIGLLCLAGLAVVIDFGAAAFSEYTVSRALRHGADLTADPEVTIHGFPFVLKALDGTLNGVDIKAFSKRPDIPGEISVEATLTGVHLPAAGLVDGNLRNVQVDRVEGRMVLRPEALGRFFNIPDLEVHLDPDDKSDKSLRSGGADGSNASKNTSDTQSLVLTGTLPVLPGARYGGQKVSVKANLILDSEHNQMRFIATGLYRGSGVDAMPTAVIPDADQPAVLEQFTRTIDTKELPFGVRPAKAFPRGGWIVVEGSGQNMTIDLDRLQRP from the coding sequence ATGCGCAAGCTGATCATCGGGCTGCTTTGTCTGGCGGGACTTGCGGTGGTGATCGATTTCGGCGCCGCCGCCTTCTCCGAGTACACGGTGTCCCGCGCGCTGCGCCACGGCGCCGATCTGACCGCCGATCCGGAGGTGACGATCCACGGCTTCCCATTTGTGTTGAAGGCGTTGGACGGCACGCTGAACGGCGTCGATATCAAGGCGTTCAGTAAGCGGCCGGACATTCCGGGCGAAATAAGCGTCGAGGCCACGCTGACCGGGGTGCACCTGCCCGCCGCCGGCCTCGTCGACGGCAATTTGCGCAATGTCCAGGTGGATCGGGTGGAGGGCCGAATGGTGCTGCGGCCCGAGGCACTCGGCCGGTTCTTCAATATCCCCGATCTGGAAGTGCATTTGGATCCGGACGACAAATCCGACAAAAGCCTCCGCTCGGGCGGCGCGGATGGATCCAATGCGAGCAAGAACACATCGGACACCCAGTCACTGGTGCTCACCGGCACGCTGCCGGTGCTGCCGGGCGCGCGCTACGGCGGTCAAAAGGTCAGCGTGAAGGCGAATCTCATACTGGACAGCGAGCACAACCAGATGCGGTTCATCGCGACCGGCCTCTATCGCGGCTCCGGCGTCGACGCCATGCCGACCGCGGTGATCCCCGACGCCGATCAGCCCGCGGTGCTCGAGCAATTCACCCGTACCATCGACACCAAGGAATTGCCGTTCGGTGTCCGGCCCGCCAAAGCCTTCCCACGGGGTGGCTGGATCGTGGTGGAGGGCAGCGGCCAGAACATGACGATCGACCTCGACCGATTGCAGCGACCATGA
- a CDS encoding sulfurtransferase → MARSDVLVSVDWAEENLNTPGVVFVEVDEDTSAYDNGHIEGAVKLDWKKDLQDQVRRDFVNQEQFSDLLSARGIGNDDTVILYGGNNNWFAAYAYWYFKLYGHNNVKLLDGGRKKWELDGRPLSKDAVNRPATQYKAAAPDLSIRAFRDEVIDAIGKKNLVDVRSPDEFSGKILAPAHLPQEQSQRPGHVPTAINVPWSKAANEDGTFKSDAELTEIYQEAGLDGAKETIAYCRIGERSSHTWFVLQELLGHQNVKNYDGSWTEYGSLVGAPIELGA, encoded by the coding sequence ATGGCTCGCTCCGATGTCCTGGTCTCCGTTGACTGGGCCGAAGAGAACCTCAACACACCCGGCGTGGTATTCGTCGAGGTCGACGAGGACACCTCCGCCTACGACAACGGGCACATCGAAGGTGCCGTCAAACTCGACTGGAAGAAGGACCTGCAGGATCAGGTTCGGCGCGATTTCGTGAACCAGGAGCAGTTCTCCGATCTGCTCTCCGCGCGCGGTATCGGCAACGACGACACGGTTATCCTCTACGGCGGCAACAACAACTGGTTCGCGGCATACGCCTACTGGTACTTCAAGCTGTACGGCCACAACAACGTCAAGCTGCTCGACGGCGGCCGCAAGAAGTGGGAGCTGGACGGTCGTCCGCTGTCCAAGGATGCGGTGAACCGCCCGGCCACCCAGTACAAGGCGGCCGCGCCGGATCTGTCGATCCGCGCCTTCCGCGACGAGGTCATCGACGCCATCGGCAAGAAGAACCTGGTCGACGTGCGTTCGCCCGACGAGTTCTCCGGCAAGATCCTGGCCCCCGCGCACCTGCCGCAGGAGCAGAGCCAGCGGCCCGGCCATGTCCCCACCGCGATCAACGTGCCGTGGAGCAAGGCCGCGAACGAGGACGGCACCTTCAAGTCGGATGCGGAACTGACCGAGATCTACCAGGAAGCCGGTCTGGACGGCGCCAAGGAGACCATCGCCTACTGCCGGATCGGTGAGCGTTCCTCGCACACCTGGTTCGTGCTGCAGGAACTGCTCGGCCACCAGAACGTCAAGAACTACGACGGGAGCTGGACCGAATACGGCTCCCTCGTCGGTGCACCGATCGAGTTGGGAGCGTAA